One stretch of Oncorhynchus clarkii lewisi isolate Uvic-CL-2024 chromosome 3, UVic_Ocla_1.0, whole genome shotgun sequence DNA includes these proteins:
- the LOC139396751 gene encoding WD repeat-containing protein 75-like isoform X2 codes for MVVHAEIRMVHRGGSKINFREPVITHDSRFLLCAAGESVNVYSTSTEEYVHDLQGHTDLVTGVVLNPSNHLQVYSCSADGTVRLWDFTDAILIKTFIIGYPIYSIYVSEKHGGVVFLVVPMANYKSSELFQLVAVHLPHSGDQEVEVRELSAVLCDVSPHPGAASFGREGEYIAAVKGLQLEVFFFKKQKSYRFSLKSGMKKGAKNAFTCVSCHPKEDCIATGHEDGKIRMWRNFNQKKEYTYSTLHWHHGAVNTLCFTPEGTNLLSGGIESVLVHWHYTQENQKDFLPRLGAAITHIAVSPDGSLFCTSHSDNKITIIQSCVKVSAVIQGLVKGDGVWTNLIIDPRSKALVLNGKPGHLQFYSLHRDKQLYNLDIVQQEYIHEEGLDQFEVVKAAFDARGDWLATVEERRKKGAELEINLKLWAYDELTQSFVLNTTVTGPHEDRITAMFFSPSPETTMLVTTSLDGHFKAWLLADHSDANEGFWACDFVGGYHLLKPGCCSFSADGSLLSVGFQEVVTVWSPASWELLATLSQPPGAIRDLCFGRLSCSKYLLGASTKNQLCCWNLLTCSLEWSTPMDVSLLQTDPLSENIAAFCSQSGSSDLFVFKPSEPRPLYSQKALCTGKVQHAVFAPRDQMLESCEERTQWLNRSQLYFLTQHMDLLTFSTKTEEDRLLASSKQLMVDDSVAVTPFYLLLGKHRGQQLEKQEALTNPMAERTQLPQGSIAIKELLHTPAHVLPSASFLCAMFVRSLLISSSSAREEKEHEEGEMEREKEEEDSEGEADPRLGESATWGHPEEFGAPALTKAQERELRKVRTFDHSWLSSLLDC; via the exons ATGGTGGTGCACGCAGAGATCCGCATGGTTCACCGTGGTGGCAGCAAAATAAACTTCAGGGAGCCAGTTATTACACATGACTCCAG GTTCCTTTTGTGTGCCGCGGGGGAGTCCGTGAACGTGTACAGTACCAGCACAGAGGAATACGTCCATGATTTGCAGGGACACACTGACCTGGTGACAGGCGTTGTCCTCAACCCTTCAAACCATCTGCAG GTATACTCGTGTTCAGCAGATGGCACTGTCCGATTGTGGGACTTCACGGATGCCATCCTCATCAAG ACCTTCATTATCGGGTACCCAATCTACTCCATTTACGTCTCGGAAAAACATGGAGGAGTTGTTTTTCTCGTCGTTCCCATGGCAAATTACAAAAGCTCCG AGCTGTTCCAGCTGGTGGCTGTTCATCTGCCCCACAGTGGGGACCAGGAAGTGGAAGTGCGAGAGCTCTCGGCCGTGCTCTGTGATGTCAGCCCCCACCCTGGGGCTGCCTCCTTTGGCAGAGAG GGTGAATACATAGCTGCCGTCAAAGGTTTACAGCTCGAGGTATTTTTCTTCAAGAAGCAGAAGTCCTACAG GTTTTCCCTGAAGTCAGGGATGAAGAAAGGGGCCAAGAATGCCTTCACTTGCGTTTCGTGCCACCCTAAAGAGGACTGTATTGCCACAGGTCACGAAGATGGCAAGATTCGCATGTG GAGAAACTTCAACCAGAAGAAGGAGTACACATACTCCACCTTGCACTGGCACCACGGTGCTGTCAACACACTGTGCTTCACCCCAGAAG GCACTAATCTTCTGAGTGGGGGCATAGAATCTGTGCTGGTCCATTGGCATTACACACAGGAGAACCAGAAAGACTTCTTGCCGCGCCTGGGCGCCGCCATCACACACATCGCCGTGTCACCTGACGGTTCCTTGTTCTGCACCTCGCACTCGGACAACA AGATCACAATCATTCAGAGTTGTGTCAAAGTGTCGGCCGTCATCCAGGGGCTGGTTAAAGGCGATGGTGTGTGGACAAACCTAATCATTGACCCGCGCAGTAAAGCTTTGGTGCTTAATGGGAAACCAGGGCACCTGCAGTTCTACTCTCTCCACCGCGACAAGCAACTCTACAAC TTGGACATAGTACAGCAGGAGTACATCCACGAGGAGGGTCTGGACCAGTTTGAGGTGGTCAAAGCGGCATTCGACGCCCGCGGCGACTGGCTTGctactgtggaggagaggagaaaaaaaggCGCTGAGCTGGAGATCAATTTGAAGCTGTGGGCATACGATGAGCTAACTCAGAG TTTTGTGCTGAACACCACAGTGACAGGTCCCCACGAGGACCGGATTACAGCCATGTTCTTCAGCCCCTCCCCAGAGACCACCATGCTGGTGACCACTAGCCTCGACGGCCACTTCAAAGCCTGGCTGCTGGCAGACCACTCAGACGCCAACG AGGGCTTCTGGGCATGTGACTTTGTGGGTGGGTATCATCTCCTGAAGCCCGGTTGCTGTTCCTTCTCGGCTGACGGCTCCCTTTTGTCCGTCGGCTTCCAGGAAGTGGTGACCGTGTGGAGCCCCGCTTCCTGGGAGCTACTCGCCACTCTGTCCCAGCCCCCAGGGGCCATcag GGACCTTTGTTTTGGACGGTTAAGCTGTTCCAAGTACCTGTTGGGGGCCAGCACCAAGAACCAACTCTGCTGCTGGAACCTCCTCACCTGCTCAC tggaGTGGAGTACCCCCATGGACGTAAGCCTGCTCCAGACCGACCCGCTGTCTGAGAACATAGCTGCCTTCTGCAGCCAATCTGGCAGCTCTGACT TGTTTGTGTTCAAGCCCAGCGAGCCACGGCCCCTCTACTCCCAAAAGGCTTTGTGCACGGGCAAGGTGCAGCATGCAGTCTTCGCGCCGCGCGACCAGATGCTGGAGAGCTGCGAGGAGCGTACCCAGTGGCTCAACAGATCCCAGCTCTACTTCTTGACCCAACACATG GATTTGTTGACTTTTAGCACCAAGACTGAAGAGGACAGACTGTTGGCATCCAGTAAACAG CTCATGGTAGACGACAGTGTTGCCGTGACGCCGTTCTACCTGTTGTTAGGGAAACACAGAGGGCAGCAACTGGAGAAGCAGGAAGCACTGACCAATCCCATGGCAGAAAGGACTCAGCTCCCACAGGGCTCCATTGCCAtcaaggag ctgcTGCACACCCCAGCCCACGTCCTGCCTTCAGCCTCGTTCCTCTGCGCCATGTTTGTCCGCTCCCTGCTCATCTCCAGCTCCTCTGCCAG AGAGGAAAAAGAACATGAAGaaggggaaatggagagagagaaagaggaagaggactcCGAAGGGGAAGCAGACCCCCGTCTGGGGGAATCGGCAACATGGGGCCATCCCGAGGAGTTTGGGGCACCAGCTCTCACCAAAGCCCAAGAGAGGGAACTGAGGAAAGTTAGAACATTTGACCACAGCTGGCTCAGCAGCCTACTGGACTGTTAA
- the LOC139396751 gene encoding WD repeat-containing protein 75-like isoform X1: MVVHAEIRMVHRGGSKINFREPVITHDSRFLLCAAGESVNVYSTSTEEYVHDLQGHTDLVTGVVLNPSNHLQVYSCSADGTVRLWDFTDAILIKTFIIGYPIYSIYVSEKHGGVVFLVVPMANYKSSELFQLVAVHLPHSGDQEVEVRELSAVLCDVSPHPGAASFGREGEYIAAVKGLQLEVFFFKKQKSYRFSLKSGMKKGAKNAFTCVSCHPKEDCIATGHEDGKIRMWRNFNQKKEYTYSTLHWHHGAVNTLCFTPEGTNLLSGGIESVLVHWHYTQENQKDFLPRLGAAITHIAVSPDGSLFCTSHSDNKITIIQSCVKVSAVIQGLVKGDGVWTNLIIDPRSKALVLNGKPGHLQFYSLHRDKQLYNLDIVQQEYIHEEGLDQFEVVKAAFDARGDWLATVEERRKKGAELEINLKLWAYDELTQSFVLNTTVTGPHEDRITAMFFSPSPETTMLVTTSLDGHFKAWLLADHSDANAEGFWACDFVGGYHLLKPGCCSFSADGSLLSVGFQEVVTVWSPASWELLATLSQPPGAIRDLCFGRLSCSKYLLGASTKNQLCCWNLLTCSLEWSTPMDVSLLQTDPLSENIAAFCSQSGSSDLFVFKPSEPRPLYSQKALCTGKVQHAVFAPRDQMLESCEERTQWLNRSQLYFLTQHMDLLTFSTKTEEDRLLASSKQLMVDDSVAVTPFYLLLGKHRGQQLEKQEALTNPMAERTQLPQGSIAIKELLHTPAHVLPSASFLCAMFVRSLLISSSSAREEKEHEEGEMEREKEEEDSEGEADPRLGESATWGHPEEFGAPALTKAQERELRKVRTFDHSWLSSLLDC; encoded by the exons ATGGTGGTGCACGCAGAGATCCGCATGGTTCACCGTGGTGGCAGCAAAATAAACTTCAGGGAGCCAGTTATTACACATGACTCCAG GTTCCTTTTGTGTGCCGCGGGGGAGTCCGTGAACGTGTACAGTACCAGCACAGAGGAATACGTCCATGATTTGCAGGGACACACTGACCTGGTGACAGGCGTTGTCCTCAACCCTTCAAACCATCTGCAG GTATACTCGTGTTCAGCAGATGGCACTGTCCGATTGTGGGACTTCACGGATGCCATCCTCATCAAG ACCTTCATTATCGGGTACCCAATCTACTCCATTTACGTCTCGGAAAAACATGGAGGAGTTGTTTTTCTCGTCGTTCCCATGGCAAATTACAAAAGCTCCG AGCTGTTCCAGCTGGTGGCTGTTCATCTGCCCCACAGTGGGGACCAGGAAGTGGAAGTGCGAGAGCTCTCGGCCGTGCTCTGTGATGTCAGCCCCCACCCTGGGGCTGCCTCCTTTGGCAGAGAG GGTGAATACATAGCTGCCGTCAAAGGTTTACAGCTCGAGGTATTTTTCTTCAAGAAGCAGAAGTCCTACAG GTTTTCCCTGAAGTCAGGGATGAAGAAAGGGGCCAAGAATGCCTTCACTTGCGTTTCGTGCCACCCTAAAGAGGACTGTATTGCCACAGGTCACGAAGATGGCAAGATTCGCATGTG GAGAAACTTCAACCAGAAGAAGGAGTACACATACTCCACCTTGCACTGGCACCACGGTGCTGTCAACACACTGTGCTTCACCCCAGAAG GCACTAATCTTCTGAGTGGGGGCATAGAATCTGTGCTGGTCCATTGGCATTACACACAGGAGAACCAGAAAGACTTCTTGCCGCGCCTGGGCGCCGCCATCACACACATCGCCGTGTCACCTGACGGTTCCTTGTTCTGCACCTCGCACTCGGACAACA AGATCACAATCATTCAGAGTTGTGTCAAAGTGTCGGCCGTCATCCAGGGGCTGGTTAAAGGCGATGGTGTGTGGACAAACCTAATCATTGACCCGCGCAGTAAAGCTTTGGTGCTTAATGGGAAACCAGGGCACCTGCAGTTCTACTCTCTCCACCGCGACAAGCAACTCTACAAC TTGGACATAGTACAGCAGGAGTACATCCACGAGGAGGGTCTGGACCAGTTTGAGGTGGTCAAAGCGGCATTCGACGCCCGCGGCGACTGGCTTGctactgtggaggagaggagaaaaaaaggCGCTGAGCTGGAGATCAATTTGAAGCTGTGGGCATACGATGAGCTAACTCAGAG TTTTGTGCTGAACACCACAGTGACAGGTCCCCACGAGGACCGGATTACAGCCATGTTCTTCAGCCCCTCCCCAGAGACCACCATGCTGGTGACCACTAGCCTCGACGGCCACTTCAAAGCCTGGCTGCTGGCAGACCACTCAGACGCCAACG CAGAGGGCTTCTGGGCATGTGACTTTGTGGGTGGGTATCATCTCCTGAAGCCCGGTTGCTGTTCCTTCTCGGCTGACGGCTCCCTTTTGTCCGTCGGCTTCCAGGAAGTGGTGACCGTGTGGAGCCCCGCTTCCTGGGAGCTACTCGCCACTCTGTCCCAGCCCCCAGGGGCCATcag GGACCTTTGTTTTGGACGGTTAAGCTGTTCCAAGTACCTGTTGGGGGCCAGCACCAAGAACCAACTCTGCTGCTGGAACCTCCTCACCTGCTCAC tggaGTGGAGTACCCCCATGGACGTAAGCCTGCTCCAGACCGACCCGCTGTCTGAGAACATAGCTGCCTTCTGCAGCCAATCTGGCAGCTCTGACT TGTTTGTGTTCAAGCCCAGCGAGCCACGGCCCCTCTACTCCCAAAAGGCTTTGTGCACGGGCAAGGTGCAGCATGCAGTCTTCGCGCCGCGCGACCAGATGCTGGAGAGCTGCGAGGAGCGTACCCAGTGGCTCAACAGATCCCAGCTCTACTTCTTGACCCAACACATG GATTTGTTGACTTTTAGCACCAAGACTGAAGAGGACAGACTGTTGGCATCCAGTAAACAG CTCATGGTAGACGACAGTGTTGCCGTGACGCCGTTCTACCTGTTGTTAGGGAAACACAGAGGGCAGCAACTGGAGAAGCAGGAAGCACTGACCAATCCCATGGCAGAAAGGACTCAGCTCCCACAGGGCTCCATTGCCAtcaaggag ctgcTGCACACCCCAGCCCACGTCCTGCCTTCAGCCTCGTTCCTCTGCGCCATGTTTGTCCGCTCCCTGCTCATCTCCAGCTCCTCTGCCAG AGAGGAAAAAGAACATGAAGaaggggaaatggagagagagaaagaggaagaggactcCGAAGGGGAAGCAGACCCCCGTCTGGGGGAATCGGCAACATGGGGCCATCCCGAGGAGTTTGGGGCACCAGCTCTCACCAAAGCCCAAGAGAGGGAACTGAGGAAAGTTAGAACATTTGACCACAGCTGGCTCAGCAGCCTACTGGACTGTTAA